One region of Candidatus Hydrogenedentota bacterium genomic DNA includes:
- a CDS encoding peroxiredoxin, which yields MTSLVTQKAPDFTAETVMPDNSIAPKSLSDLRGGKYAVLFFYPLDFTFVCPSEILAFDKALGEFKKRNCQVIGVSVDSQFTHLAWKNTPREKGGIGNVQFPLVADLSKDIARSYGVLFNNTVALRGLFLIDKDGVIRHAVINDLPLGRNVSEALRMLDALQFTEKYGEVCPANWKAGEDGMKATADGVAEYLTKHS from the coding sequence ATGACGAGTTTGGTTACACAGAAAGCACCGGATTTCACAGCGGAAACAGTAATGCCCGACAACTCGATCGCGCCGAAGAGTCTGTCGGACCTGCGCGGCGGAAAGTACGCCGTGTTGTTCTTCTACCCGCTGGATTTTACCTTTGTATGCCCGTCGGAGATCCTGGCTTTCGACAAGGCGCTCGGTGAATTCAAGAAGCGCAACTGCCAGGTGATCGGGGTCTCGGTCGATTCCCAGTTCACGCATCTGGCATGGAAGAACACCCCGCGAGAGAAGGGCGGCATCGGCAACGTGCAGTTCCCGCTGGTAGCCGACCTCAGCAAGGACATCGCCCGCAGCTACGGCGTGCTGTTCAATAATACCGTCGCCTTGCGCGGGTTGTTCCTCATAGACAAGGATGGCGTGATCCGGCACGCCGTCATCAACGACCTGCCATTGGGCCGGAACGTCTCGGAGGCGCTTCGCATGCTCGACGCGCTTCAGTTTACGGAGAAATACGGCGAGGTCTGCCCGGCGAACTGGAAAGCCGGAGAAGACGGCATGAAGGCCACGGCGGATGGCGTAGCGGAATATCTGACGAAGCACAGCTGA
- the coaE gene encoding dephospho-CoA kinase (Dephospho-CoA kinase (CoaE) performs the final step in coenzyme A biosynthesis.) yields MMGGEHKTRVIGLTGGTGSGKSVAARRFEQLGFPILDADSIGHELLLPGGDAEAGVIAAFGDDIVSDARIDRSKLGARVFADPDARQRLNAIVHPRIKKEIKRRIQSLAEEGHRTVIVDAALIGESGEREPCLDGVILVTCPEEIRVQRLIKARELTRDEALRRVRAQTPPENKLAIADWVLDNEGSVKDFLESVERVALELRADEG; encoded by the coding sequence ATGATGGGCGGCGAACACAAGACTCGCGTCATCGGGCTTACGGGCGGCACGGGAAGCGGAAAATCGGTGGCAGCGCGCCGATTCGAGCAGCTGGGCTTCCCCATCCTCGATGCGGACTCGATCGGGCACGAACTTCTCCTTCCCGGCGGAGACGCCGAAGCCGGCGTCATTGCGGCTTTCGGGGACGATATCGTATCCGATGCGCGCATTGACCGGAGCAAGCTTGGCGCGCGGGTCTTCGCCGACCCCGATGCGCGACAAAGACTGAACGCCATCGTTCATCCGCGAATTAAGAAGGAGATCAAACGCAGAATTCAATCCCTGGCCGAAGAAGGCCATAGGACCGTGATCGTTGATGCCGCGCTGATCGGGGAATCCGGCGAACGGGAGCCCTGCCTTGACGGTGTCATCCTGGTGACGTGCCCGGAAGAGATCCGCGTGCAACGGCTGATCAAAGCGCGCGAGCTCACCCGTGACGAGGCCCTGCGGAGGGTTCGGGCGCAGACCCCTCCCGAGAATAAACTTGCGATTGCGGACTGGGTGTTGGACAATGAGGGTAGTGTGAAGGACTTTTTGGAAAGTGTGGAGCGCGTGGCTTTGGAGCTGAGAGCTGATGAAGGTTAA
- a CDS encoding TIGR02757 family protein: MRLEALYRCYNHREFVHPDPLELLYAYKDPRDREIAGMVASTLAFGRVSQILNSAGAVLSQLGKPRQALERATRSGLEKAFAGFRHRFVAGRELVDLLYAVKSITERWGTLEAAFLDGFQESDETVLAAAERFVSALRASCGCDVNYLLPQPERGSACKRLHLFLRWMIRRDEVDPGGWESIPASKLVCPVDTHMHRIGRALGFTRRARPDGRCALEITGALRAADPADPVRFDFGLTRLGIRRDGDVAGFIRACGRK, encoded by the coding sequence ATGCGCCTGGAAGCGCTGTACAGGTGTTACAACCATCGGGAGTTCGTTCATCCGGACCCATTGGAATTGCTGTATGCCTACAAGGATCCCCGGGATCGTGAAATTGCGGGAATGGTAGCTTCTACTCTGGCGTTCGGCAGAGTGTCCCAGATATTGAACAGCGCTGGGGCGGTACTGTCGCAGCTGGGGAAACCCCGGCAGGCGCTGGAAAGAGCGACGCGCTCGGGGCTGGAGAAAGCATTCGCGGGGTTCAGGCACCGGTTTGTCGCCGGCCGGGAATTGGTGGACCTGTTGTACGCGGTGAAGTCGATTACGGAACGGTGGGGAACGCTCGAAGCGGCGTTTCTGGATGGGTTCCAGGAGTCTGACGAGACGGTACTGGCAGCCGCGGAACGGTTTGTATCGGCGCTGCGCGCGTCATGCGGATGCGATGTCAACTACCTCTTGCCGCAACCGGAACGCGGAAGCGCATGCAAGCGCCTTCACCTGTTTCTCCGCTGGATGATACGCCGCGACGAGGTGGACCCGGGCGGCTGGGAGAGCATACCGGCGAGCAAGCTGGTATGCCCGGTGGATACGCACATGCACAGAATCGGGCGTGCCCTGGGTTTTACCCGGAGAGCACGGCCGGATGGGCGTTGCGCGCTCGAGATCACCGGGGCCCTGCGTGCGGCAGACCCCGCAGACCCCGTGCGCTTCGATTTCGGGCTGACGCGGCTCGGGATCCGGCGAGACGGCGACGTGGCCGGGTTCATTCGAGCGTGCGGAAGGAAATGA
- a CDS encoding sialidase family protein, translated as MRRRTFIQSAVLGPALAGAAFGGEGSTTEALPLVANDFVKVYESPDALQVFSYSPGLAVLPGGRLVATLDLNGPAYAGKTGIDAYRGRIYTSDDRGQTWTIRASTPMIHARPFVAGDAVYVLGHRGDLGIVRSTDSGATWGEVSWLTEREHWHQAPCNVHYANGRVYLVMEKDTDPSLPVWPVSVLAPVVMAANVTDDLTRRDAWTFSNALSYRDAIAAAGPPHLLGVPFFTPGNTAPENAKIRRPMAPPGWLETNVVQFVDPNHVWHDPAGRTFHLWMRAHTGSTNLAAIARAVESEDGSLTVSLEHAPSGEPMLFVPCPGGQMKFHIVYDEKTTLFWLLSSQATDSMTRPDRLTDDRFDLPNNERHRLVLHFSKNCVDWCFAARVADSKAYGQARHYASMAIDGDDLHVLSRSGDERAKSAHDGNIITFHTVRHFRDLVY; from the coding sequence ATGCGCCGCAGAACGTTCATTCAGTCCGCTGTCTTGGGTCCGGCCCTGGCGGGTGCTGCTTTCGGCGGCGAGGGCTCGACAACCGAAGCGCTCCCCTTGGTAGCCAACGACTTCGTGAAGGTGTACGAGTCTCCGGATGCGCTTCAGGTATTTTCGTACAGCCCGGGCTTGGCGGTATTGCCGGGCGGGAGGCTTGTAGCGACACTCGACCTGAACGGACCCGCCTATGCTGGCAAGACGGGCATAGACGCATACCGTGGCCGCATCTACACCAGCGATGACCGCGGACAGACCTGGACCATCCGGGCAAGTACGCCCATGATTCATGCGCGGCCGTTTGTCGCGGGCGATGCGGTATACGTATTGGGACATCGCGGAGACCTGGGCATTGTGCGCTCGACTGACTCGGGCGCGACGTGGGGCGAGGTCTCCTGGCTGACGGAGCGCGAGCATTGGCACCAGGCCCCCTGCAACGTTCATTATGCGAATGGCCGTGTCTACCTGGTAATGGAGAAGGATACGGACCCCTCGCTGCCGGTGTGGCCGGTTTCGGTGCTTGCGCCCGTGGTGATGGCCGCGAATGTAACGGATGATTTGACCAGGCGCGACGCGTGGACGTTTTCGAACGCTCTTTCGTACCGCGACGCCATCGCCGCGGCCGGGCCGCCCCACCTGCTCGGCGTGCCGTTCTTCACGCCAGGCAATACGGCCCCGGAAAACGCGAAGATACGCCGGCCCATGGCGCCTCCGGGATGGTTGGAGACGAATGTCGTGCAGTTTGTGGATCCCAACCACGTATGGCACGACCCGGCGGGGCGGACATTTCATTTGTGGATGCGGGCCCATACAGGTTCAACCAATCTGGCAGCCATCGCCAGAGCAGTCGAGTCCGAGGATGGGAGTCTCACCGTATCGCTCGAGCATGCGCCCTCGGGAGAACCCATGCTGTTCGTGCCCTGCCCCGGCGGGCAGATGAAGTTTCATATCGTCTACGACGAGAAGACAACGCTGTTCTGGCTGTTATCTTCGCAGGCGACGGACTCGATGACGCGCCCGGACCGGCTGACGGATGACCGGTTCGACCTGCCGAATAACGAGCGGCATCGATTGGTGCTGCATTTTTCGAAGAATTGCGTGGATTGGTGTTTTGCGGCGCGGGTGGCAGACTCGAAGGCCTACGGCCAAGCGCGCCATTACGCCTCGATGGCGATAGACGGGGACGATTTGCACGTTTTGTCGAGGTCGGGCGACGAACGGGCCAAGAGCGCCCACGACGGCAACATTATTACGTTTCACACGGTGCGCCATTTTCGGGACCTCGTGTACTAG
- a CDS encoding HAD hydrolase family protein: MSTTLDTRLKRVRFLVSDVDGVLTDGAIAFDGEGRPFRTVCVRDVTALTMWHLVEGKTALVSGLGSKALEAIAATWKCAECHMWVKNKLRVCEEVAARHGLSMEELAFIGDDIIDVRAISAVGLGVAVADAAPEARQAAHFVTGGAGGKGAVRELIEHILRAQGRYEEALERYMAREDSPQ, from the coding sequence ATGTCGACCACGTTGGATACCAGGCTGAAGCGAGTTCGTTTCCTCGTCTCGGATGTTGACGGGGTTTTGACTGACGGCGCAATAGCGTTCGATGGCGAAGGCCGTCCCTTTCGGACGGTATGCGTCAGGGACGTCACTGCGCTTACCATGTGGCATCTTGTGGAGGGCAAGACGGCACTGGTATCCGGTCTTGGCAGCAAGGCCCTCGAAGCCATTGCCGCGACGTGGAAATGCGCGGAATGCCATATGTGGGTCAAGAACAAGCTGCGTGTTTGTGAAGAAGTGGCCGCGCGCCACGGCCTGTCCATGGAAGAACTTGCCTTTATCGGCGACGATATCATCGATGTGCGGGCTATATCGGCTGTGGGCCTGGGAGTGGCGGTGGCCGATGCGGCGCCCGAGGCCAGACAGGCTGCGCATTTCGTGACCGGCGGGGCCGGCGGAAAAGGCGCCGTGCGCGAGCTTATCGAGCACATATTGAGGGCACAAGGCCGTTACGAAGAGGCGCTCGAACGATACATGGCCCGAGAGGATTCTCCCCAATGA
- a CDS encoding MaoC/PaaZ C-terminal domain-containing protein, with protein sequence MALQLDSQHVGCWTKPRFVEVGWRESMNFAASVGDNNPYYFDDTREGGIIAPPMLVAALTWPIYVKRHEFWGMEGWPEEVYARQVHLTEAIIMHRPLRPGDSLAIRGQIYGVLPQRGGTLSIVRFEAEDANGEPVFTEYGGAFYRGVRCADEGRTDGEIYAAPPVPETNGVVWDETIHIDPLTAHVYDGCTDLSFPIHTSKKFAQGVGLPAPILQGTATLAISLRELVNREAAGEPARLKELSCTFRGMVIPGSDIHLRLLAKNTSGKGVHLFYEAFNDQGKKAIADGYVLLSA encoded by the coding sequence TTGGCATTACAACTTGACTCACAACATGTTGGCTGCTGGACAAAACCGCGTTTTGTTGAGGTGGGATGGCGGGAATCCATGAATTTTGCCGCCTCGGTGGGCGATAACAACCCGTACTATTTCGACGATACGCGTGAGGGCGGAATCATCGCCCCTCCCATGCTTGTGGCAGCGCTCACCTGGCCGATCTACGTGAAGCGCCATGAGTTCTGGGGCATGGAGGGGTGGCCGGAGGAGGTTTACGCGCGCCAAGTCCATTTGACGGAGGCAATTATCATGCACCGGCCTCTCCGGCCTGGAGATAGTCTGGCCATCCGGGGCCAGATCTACGGGGTGCTGCCCCAGCGGGGAGGCACGTTGTCGATCGTACGGTTCGAGGCCGAGGACGCCAACGGTGAACCGGTGTTCACGGAATACGGAGGCGCTTTTTATCGCGGGGTGCGCTGTGCTGATGAGGGGCGCACCGATGGGGAAATCTACGCGGCTCCACCCGTTCCGGAAACGAATGGGGTGGTGTGGGACGAGACGATCCACATCGATCCGCTGACGGCGCACGTCTACGACGGCTGTACGGACCTCTCGTTTCCCATCCACACATCAAAGAAATTCGCTCAGGGCGTGGGTCTTCCTGCGCCGATCTTACAGGGCACCGCGACGCTGGCGATCTCCCTGCGCGAACTGGTCAACCGGGAGGCGGCAGGCGAGCCCGCACGGTTGAAAGAGCTGAGCTGCACCTTCCGCGGGATGGTCATACCAGGCTCGGACATCCACCTTCGGCTGCTGGCGAAGAACACGTCCGGCAAGGGCGTGCATCTGTTCTACGAAGCCTTCAATGATCAGGGCAAGAAAGCGATCGCTGACGGGTACGTTCTATTGTCGGCATAA
- a CDS encoding M28 family peptidase: MSVPELRRDMEYLTGVLPHRGSNTRSERSAAEYLAQRFKQFTLDVEIDDFHSIDSEWLLYASYYAEFTLVAILAVWWPYIAFGYGLTVFLCYLAEFTGYRVLGRLLPQYESQNVICRFIAPKPRRLFIVTAHYDSPKNSAFQDTRVQPWLRSVHLLLVLCMVVVVVSCVVQGLGILDSLDFAYEVAIRWTAVGCLLGVAAFLAFSELTSDYGRGAWDNASGASVLVELARRFQVSGLSQADLWLVATGSKEAGLNGMRHFMSTHKLDRANTFFLNLDAVGAANLHYITAEGLLSTFGSSKTMLSAAESAAKQINAAPSFHRELPSDALIPLARGFHALTLTSSYENPPDDRLLSDDTHLDVRDDALLAASAFAEDILRRLDRELGAEQ, translated from the coding sequence GTGAGCGTTCCTGAATTGCGGCGGGATATGGAGTACCTGACCGGGGTGTTGCCCCATCGCGGTTCGAACACCAGAAGCGAACGGTCCGCCGCCGAATACCTCGCCCAGCGGTTCAAGCAGTTCACGCTCGATGTCGAGATTGACGACTTTCACAGCATCGACAGCGAGTGGCTCCTCTATGCCTCGTACTACGCCGAATTCACCTTGGTAGCCATCCTGGCGGTCTGGTGGCCGTATATCGCCTTCGGCTACGGGCTCACCGTCTTCCTGTGCTACCTTGCCGAGTTCACGGGCTACCGCGTTCTCGGGCGTCTACTGCCCCAATACGAGTCCCAGAACGTCATCTGCCGTTTCATCGCGCCGAAACCCCGCCGCCTGTTCATCGTGACCGCCCACTACGACTCGCCGAAAAACAGTGCCTTTCAGGATACACGGGTGCAGCCCTGGCTCCGCTCCGTGCACCTCTTGCTCGTATTGTGCATGGTCGTCGTCGTGGTATCGTGCGTCGTGCAAGGTCTCGGCATACTTGACTCACTCGATTTCGCCTACGAAGTGGCCATCCGATGGACGGCCGTCGGCTGCCTTCTCGGAGTGGCCGCCTTTCTCGCGTTCTCTGAACTCACCTCTGATTACGGCCGCGGTGCATGGGACAACGCCTCCGGCGCCAGCGTCCTCGTCGAGCTGGCGCGCCGCTTCCAAGTCAGCGGGCTCAGTCAGGCGGACCTGTGGCTCGTCGCCACCGGCAGCAAGGAAGCGGGGCTCAACGGCATGCGCCATTTCATGAGTACCCACAAGCTCGACCGCGCGAACACGTTCTTTCTCAATCTCGACGCTGTCGGCGCGGCAAACCTCCACTATATTACCGCGGAAGGGCTGCTCTCGACCTTCGGCAGCTCGAAAACCATGCTTTCGGCCGCGGAATCCGCCGCGAAGCAGATTAACGCCGCCCCCTCATTTCATCGTGAACTGCCCTCAGATGCCCTAATCCCGCTCGCGCGCGGATTTCATGCGCTCACGCTCACCTCGTCTTACGAGAATCCGCCCGACGATCGGCTGCTGTCGGACGACACACACCTCGATGTCCGCGACGACGCTCTTCTCGCCGCCTCCGCTTTTGCGGAGGACATCCTCCGGCGTCTGGACCGCGAACTTGGCGCGGAGCAGTAG
- a CDS encoding lysylphosphatidylglycerol synthase transmembrane domain-containing protein produces the protein MRTRIKQTIQGAIGLAIGVFILWWMFQGTSWAGLKRSFGEMRWGWIVLAVTFIGVSFLGRVKRWSYVVRAAEPRASFRSMFSATQIGFLANFTLPARIGELVRAIVLARLTGLAVARSFALVALDRVNDLIGLIAVMAIALLAYRPEKNIEIPGELFRSDSPILIPASAYHTGALGAAVFLVAVITVFVLLYVSKKLVLRVSDGIFGFLSARLSFFKPAASACGRLGGWSHHLLEQFAQGLDVFRSAPDMAKSVGYNLATWACFVAVLQCMLFAFGIESPWYTVFVMQAALAIAISVPGTPGFVGQFQVPLVASLKLVSPEVSYDDALALAILTHAINAGMVIVTGLGCLQLEGLHLLQLSDEGVRKKSGLHASPETGAVLEEDAKPKTATRETP, from the coding sequence TTGCGCACAAGAATCAAGCAGACCATACAGGGCGCTATCGGCCTGGCCATCGGCGTGTTCATTCTCTGGTGGATGTTTCAGGGGACGAGTTGGGCCGGCTTGAAGCGCTCCTTTGGAGAGATGCGCTGGGGCTGGATTGTGCTTGCGGTGACCTTTATCGGGGTGAGTTTCCTTGGCCGCGTGAAACGCTGGAGCTACGTCGTGCGAGCGGCCGAGCCCAGGGCCTCCTTCCGGAGCATGTTCTCGGCAACGCAAATTGGGTTTCTAGCCAATTTCACGCTTCCGGCCCGGATCGGGGAACTTGTCCGGGCAATCGTCTTGGCAAGACTGACGGGCCTCGCGGTGGCGCGCAGTTTCGCATTGGTTGCGCTGGACCGGGTCAACGATCTTATCGGGCTTATTGCGGTTATGGCGATAGCCTTGCTGGCATACCGGCCCGAGAAAAACATCGAGATCCCGGGCGAGCTGTTTCGCAGCGATTCCCCGATACTGATTCCGGCCAGCGCGTACCATACGGGCGCCTTGGGCGCGGCAGTGTTTCTGGTTGCCGTGATAACCGTGTTCGTGCTGCTGTATGTCAGTAAGAAGCTGGTCCTGCGCGTGTCAGACGGCATATTCGGGTTCTTGAGCGCGCGTTTGTCGTTTTTTAAGCCGGCGGCCTCGGCGTGCGGCAGATTGGGCGGTTGGTCGCACCACCTGCTTGAGCAGTTCGCGCAGGGACTTGACGTATTCCGGTCAGCGCCGGACATGGCTAAATCCGTGGGCTACAACCTGGCGACATGGGCCTGTTTCGTGGCCGTGCTTCAGTGCATGCTGTTTGCCTTCGGGATCGAGTCTCCATGGTACACGGTATTTGTGATGCAGGCGGCTTTGGCCATTGCCATCAGCGTGCCGGGCACGCCCGGCTTCGTAGGCCAATTCCAGGTGCCGCTGGTCGCGTCCCTGAAGCTCGTGTCGCCCGAAGTGTCGTACGACGACGCCCTTGCCTTGGCTATACTGACTCATGCAATCAACGCGGGCATGGTGATTGTCACAGGTCTGGGATGCCTTCAGCTCGAGGGTCTGCACCTCCTTCAACTCTCGGACGAGGGCGTCCGGAAAAAGAGCGGTCTCCATGCGTCCCCGGAGACCGGCGCCGTTCTCGAAGAAGATGCAAAGCCAAAGACTGCCACGCGCGAGACCCCCTGA
- a CDS encoding ferritin: MVSKKMEKALNKQITAEMYSAYLYAAMGAYFDSQNLDGFAKWMRAQAKEEMGHAMKLYHYIVETGGRVIFEAIDKPQAEFGKPVKVFEEVLKHERKVTKLIDGLVELARQEKDFATDNFLQWFVAEQVEEEATADGILQKLKMIGEHPHGIFMMNAKLGERSGS, from the coding sequence ATGGTCAGTAAGAAGATGGAAAAAGCACTAAACAAACAGATCACCGCTGAGATGTACTCGGCATACCTCTACGCCGCAATGGGCGCGTATTTCGACTCCCAGAACCTCGACGGGTTCGCCAAATGGATGAGAGCCCAGGCCAAAGAAGAAATGGGCCACGCGATGAAGCTCTACCATTACATCGTCGAAACGGGCGGCAGGGTCATCTTTGAAGCTATCGACAAGCCCCAGGCGGAGTTCGGCAAGCCGGTCAAGGTATTCGAGGAAGTCTTGAAGCACGAACGCAAGGTTACGAAGCTCATCGACGGCCTGGTGGAGCTTGCGCGCCAAGAGAAAGACTTTGCGACGGACAACTTCCTGCAATGGTTTGTCGCGGAACAGGTGGAAGAAGAAGCGACCGCCGACGGCATCCTGCAGAAGCTGAAGATGATCGGCGAACATCCGCACGGCATCTTCATGATGAACGCCAAGCTCGGCGAACGGTCCGGGTCCTGA